From a single Collibacillus ludicampi genomic region:
- a CDS encoding MFS transporter, with protein sequence MAQTVFKNKTETVTPAPTRVRWWLAFVFFLIGLVAYMDRSNISVVAGAMMKDFHMDKVQFGWLNSLFSIGYAVSQIPAGLLAEQFGARSIVSLALVWWSVFTMLTAAVSSYGLLAFVRFLFGVGEGPMYPGNAVFNSYWFTKEEKGRASSALLAGSYFGPVIAPSITVAIVGVWGWHSVFYVFGMIGILLAVVWFMLGRNRPEQHPLVNKAELTIISNGRSIDTERKAKAPWGKFLKNGRFWALGLQYFVVLYIVTFFLVWLPTYLQEARNFSLSKMGFAASFPWLAIFVSVMTGGAFSDRLIRKGKSRLLARGGLVIAGLFVFTVAMYLAAHATQPLMNVVWLTISLGALGLPVVSSWAVANDLGNEFAGSVSGWMNLWGNIGAFLSPIACGWLAQNLGWETTLLLSIVPVLGAILLWFGVRPDRPLV encoded by the coding sequence ATGGCGCAAACAGTTTTTAAAAATAAAACGGAGACCGTAACTCCGGCACCTACACGCGTGCGGTGGTGGCTGGCTTTTGTGTTTTTCTTGATAGGGCTTGTCGCCTATATGGATCGCTCAAATATTTCTGTTGTGGCTGGAGCCATGATGAAAGATTTTCACATGGATAAGGTACAGTTTGGTTGGCTCAACTCCTTATTCTCCATAGGATATGCAGTATCTCAAATACCCGCAGGTCTACTCGCCGAACAATTTGGCGCCCGATCGATTGTGTCGCTCGCGTTGGTCTGGTGGTCTGTTTTTACGATGCTAACCGCTGCTGTCTCTTCTTATGGTCTATTGGCGTTCGTACGTTTCTTGTTTGGCGTAGGCGAAGGGCCCATGTATCCGGGAAACGCCGTATTCAATTCCTATTGGTTCACGAAAGAAGAAAAGGGAAGGGCCTCCAGTGCCCTCTTAGCCGGTTCTTATTTCGGTCCGGTCATTGCGCCTTCGATTACTGTTGCTATTGTTGGAGTTTGGGGTTGGCATTCCGTCTTCTACGTTTTCGGAATGATTGGAATTTTGTTAGCGGTCGTATGGTTTATGTTGGGACGAAACAGACCCGAACAACATCCACTTGTTAACAAGGCAGAACTGACGATCATTTCAAACGGGAGGTCTATCGATACAGAAAGAAAAGCGAAAGCGCCTTGGGGAAAATTTCTTAAGAACGGACGCTTTTGGGCGCTGGGGCTACAATACTTTGTTGTGCTTTACATCGTAACGTTCTTTTTGGTGTGGTTACCTACTTATTTGCAGGAAGCGCGTAACTTCTCGCTCTCTAAGATGGGATTCGCAGCCAGCTTTCCTTGGCTCGCAATCTTCGTGAGTGTGATGACAGGTGGAGCATTTTCTGATCGATTGATCCGTAAAGGAAAATCGAGGTTACTTGCCCGTGGTGGATTAGTAATTGCAGGATTGTTCGTCTTTACAGTAGCGATGTACTTAGCGGCACACGCAACACAACCTCTTATGAACGTGGTGTGGTTAACGATATCTCTCGGAGCTCTTGGGTTGCCTGTTGTTTCGTCGTGGGCTGTTGCGAATGATTTGGGAAATGAATTTGCTGGTTCCGTTTCAGGATGGATGAACCTTTGGGGGAATATCGGGGCTTTTTTATCGCCAATCGCATGTGGATGGTTGGCGCAGAATCTTGGCTGGGAGACTACTCTATTACTCAGCATTGTTCCCGTTCTGGGTGCGATTCTCTTGTGGTTTGGTGTTCGACCCGACCGTCCGCTTGTTTAG
- a CDS encoding carbon-nitrogen family hydrolase → MKIAVCQMNVIQGDKEKNRKTAETYIDEAAQNGAKVIVLPEMWTSGYDFARLAEHTETLDGPTSQFLSRKASEHQVYIVGGSFPIQLDGGVKNTSITFDPQGNAINVYSKIHLIGLMEEDKYLTSGVEYNIYEIEQFSAATIICYDLRFPELIRSYALDGACVLFVPAQWPIQREQHWLALLRARAIENQLYVIGANMAGRNENDVFNGHSIVYDPWGEIVAEAGSEPVILYADIDLNMVKTVRERVPVFKDRVPNLYRC, encoded by the coding sequence ATGAAGATCGCAGTATGTCAAATGAATGTCATTCAAGGGGACAAAGAGAAAAATAGAAAAACCGCGGAGACCTACATAGACGAAGCCGCGCAGAATGGCGCAAAAGTGATCGTTCTGCCTGAGATGTGGACAAGTGGATACGATTTTGCTCGGTTAGCGGAACATACCGAGACGCTTGACGGACCTACGAGTCAATTTCTCTCTCGAAAAGCATCGGAACATCAAGTATACATTGTAGGCGGTTCTTTCCCTATTCAATTGGATGGCGGTGTGAAGAACACATCGATTACCTTTGATCCACAAGGGAATGCCATTAATGTCTATAGCAAAATACATTTAATCGGTTTGATGGAAGAAGACAAATATTTAACATCTGGTGTCGAGTACAACATTTATGAAATTGAGCAGTTTTCTGCTGCCACGATTATCTGTTACGACTTAAGATTTCCTGAACTCATCCGGAGTTATGCTCTTGATGGTGCATGTGTCTTGTTTGTGCCCGCTCAATGGCCCATTCAAAGGGAACAACATTGGCTTGCTCTGTTGCGCGCGCGAGCGATTGAAAACCAATTGTACGTGATCGGCGCCAATATGGCTGGCAGAAATGAAAACGATGTATTTAACGGACACTCGATTGTTTACGATCCATGGGGAGAAATCGTTGCGGAAGCGGGATCAGAGCCTGTCATCTTGTACGCGGATATAGACTTGAATATGGTGAAAACGGTTCGCGAACGAGTGCCCGTCTTTAAAGATAGAGTTCCGAATCTGTATCGTTGTTAA
- a CDS encoding DUF2848 family protein — translation MNQLTFSLPNGKVLSLHVAKSVCIGYSGRNQEAVRMHIEELAHEGIPAPPEVPMVYPISNLLVTQDKDIQILGEQTSGEVEFVILISSDGKFVSVGSDHTDRKLEAISIPYAKQACPKPVATEAWPLEEVLVHWDQIHLTCEIKMNDQWELYQEGSLASVLPVHEILEFAHKRNCIDENGSVLFCGTVPILEGKFKYGSAYRLTMTDPVFDRSIVHVYKVENIFAN, via the coding sequence GTGAATCAGTTAACATTTTCTTTACCAAACGGGAAAGTACTTTCATTACACGTAGCGAAAAGTGTTTGTATCGGATATTCCGGTCGAAACCAGGAAGCGGTCAGAATGCACATAGAAGAATTAGCACATGAGGGAATTCCGGCACCTCCTGAAGTCCCGATGGTCTATCCGATCAGTAACTTACTGGTTACACAAGACAAGGATATTCAAATCTTAGGTGAACAAACCTCTGGAGAAGTGGAATTTGTAATCCTCATTTCCTCTGACGGGAAATTTGTCAGCGTAGGCTCCGACCATACCGATCGTAAACTTGAGGCGATCAGCATCCCCTATGCAAAACAAGCATGCCCCAAGCCGGTTGCAACTGAGGCGTGGCCGTTAGAAGAAGTCCTTGTGCACTGGGATCAAATCCATTTAACTTGTGAAATCAAAATGAATGATCAATGGGAATTGTACCAAGAAGGCTCCTTGGCCTCTGTACTCCCCGTTCATGAGATACTTGAATTTGCCCATAAACGTAATTGTATTGATGAAAATGGAAGCGTATTATTTTGTGGAACTGTGCCGATTCTTGAAGGAAAATTCAAATACGGTTCGGCCTATCGCCTAACCATGACGGATCCTGTTTTCGATCGATCGATCGTTCATGTTTATAAGGTGGAAAACATTTTCGCGAATTAA